Proteins from one Calditerrivibrio sp. genomic window:
- the rsmI gene encoding 16S rRNA (cytidine(1402)-2'-O)-methyltransferase, with protein MLFIVPTPIGNLNDITLRSLEVLKSVDIIYSEDTRNTLKLLNYFEIKKRLLSYHKDNEEKSSDEIITHLKSGKSIALVSDAGTPCISDPGNLLIKKLLTHNINFEVLPGPTAFVPAAIKSGFPTDKIFFTGFLPTKKKDREQYLEYLRNNVIATIVIYEAPHRIISTLEELLQIFIPPISVSRELTKIYETTYYITDTESIKSITAKGEFVIVINNNVDHKKDLQNTSELNRTIEKLKNEGFSNSDILKILKTFGIKRNTAYKSINDFKKKDK; from the coding sequence ATGCTTTTCATTGTTCCCACTCCGATAGGTAATCTAAATGATATCACTTTGCGCTCTTTAGAAGTGCTGAAATCTGTTGATATTATTTATTCGGAGGATACAAGAAACACACTTAAACTACTTAACTATTTTGAAATAAAAAAAAGATTACTGTCCTACCATAAGGATAACGAAGAAAAATCGTCAGATGAAATAATAACCCATCTCAAATCGGGCAAATCTATAGCTTTAGTCAGTGATGCAGGAACACCATGTATCTCAGATCCAGGTAATTTACTCATAAAAAAATTACTCACTCACAACATAAATTTTGAAGTTCTACCAGGACCAACAGCTTTTGTACCGGCAGCAATAAAATCTGGATTCCCCACAGATAAAATCTTTTTTACAGGTTTTCTGCCCACAAAGAAAAAAGATAGAGAACAGTATCTTGAATACCTTAGGAATAACGTTATAGCCACTATAGTTATATATGAAGCCCCCCATAGAATTATTTCTACCCTTGAAGAACTATTACAAATCTTTATTCCACCTATCTCCGTTTCTCGGGAATTAACAAAAATTTATGAAACCACATACTATATCACTGATACAGAATCTATAAAAAGTATAACAGCTAAAGGAGAATTCGTCATAGTAATAAATAACAACGTCGACCACAAAAAAGATCTACAAAATACATCAGAATTAAATAGAACAATAGAAAAGCTCAAGAATGAAGGTTTTTCTAATAGCGATATCTTAAAAATTCTTAAAACTTTTGGTATAAAAAGAAATACTGCCTATAAAAGTATAAACGATTTCAAGAAAAAAGATAAATAA
- the rfaE1 gene encoding D-glycero-beta-D-manno-heptose-7-phosphate kinase has translation MTKNKIFNLLDKLHEVKLLVIGDVMLDIFIYGKVNRISPEAPVPVVNITHEKKMPGGAANVALNLKELGVNTTIIGIIGGDEEGRFLENYMHNRNIKTFLINDGRPTTVKTRIIANSQQVVRVDKEIAHKLSEKKETQVIEYITKHLQDFDGIIISDYAKGMITKKLIKKLVDICKQNNKIVTVDPKIENFYHYKEVTTLTPNNKEASSATGIVIKDEKSLEKCGKHILKKLNSKSLIITRGEKGMTIFENGHMEHLPALAKEVFDVTGAGDTVISVVSALLALNTPLRLAAILANIAAGIVVGKIGTATVTIDELKKGVDEYIAQKGAF, from the coding sequence ATGACTAAAAATAAAATATTTAACTTATTAGATAAACTTCACGAAGTAAAACTACTTGTCATCGGAGATGTAATGCTGGATATCTTTATATACGGCAAGGTAAATAGAATATCCCCAGAAGCCCCTGTGCCTGTAGTAAACATAACCCATGAAAAAAAGATGCCTGGTGGAGCTGCAAACGTGGCATTAAACCTAAAGGAATTGGGAGTTAATACCACCATCATAGGTATTATTGGTGGCGACGAAGAAGGAAGATTTCTTGAAAACTACATGCATAATCGCAATATAAAAACATTCCTAATAAATGATGGACGTCCAACTACAGTAAAAACAAGGATTATCGCCAATAGTCAGCAAGTGGTAAGAGTAGATAAAGAGATTGCCCATAAACTTTCAGAAAAAAAAGAAACACAGGTGATAGAGTATATAACAAAACATCTTCAAGACTTTGATGGTATAATCATATCAGATTACGCTAAAGGGATGATAACCAAAAAGCTTATAAAAAAATTGGTGGACATCTGTAAGCAAAACAACAAAATAGTCACCGTTGATCCCAAAATAGAAAATTTTTACCATTACAAAGAGGTAACAACACTTACTCCAAACAATAAAGAGGCCTCCAGTGCAACAGGTATAGTGATAAAGGATGAAAAATCGTTAGAAAAATGTGGAAAACATATCTTAAAAAAATTAAACTCCAAATCCCTCATAATAACAAGAGGGGAAAAGGGGATGACAATCTTTGAAAATGGACACATGGAACATCTTCCTGCATTAGCTAAAGAGGTCTTTGACGTCACTGGAGCAGGTGATACAGTCATATCGGTGGTTTCAGCATTACTTGCTCTAAACACACCCCTTAGATTGGCTGCCATCTTAGCCAATATTGCCGCTGGTATTGTAGTTGGTAAAATAGGCACGGCGACTGTTACAATAGATGAGCTTAAAAAAGGTGTTGATGAATATATTGCGCAAAAAGGAGCATTTTGA
- a CDS encoding TIGR01212 family radical SAM protein (This family includes YhcC from E. coli K-12, an uncharacterized radical SAM protein.), which yields MRYYTLNQYFRDRFGEKVFKISINTGLTCPNRDGSKGFDGCIYCDNSSFVFTDDVGIVHQVRNGITRLLKKGVKKFAIYFQSYSNTYCSDEYFYAMVEESLIDDRIVAIFVGTRPDVINDNKLKFLSMLSEKYDVFIEYGLQSSKDETLKFVKRGHTVKDFEKAVYLTKSYGLKVVTHLIFGLPYENKNDMINTACYVAKLGIDGVKFHHLHIVKGTALAEMYLNKQLGDFEVLSEQEYIKILAFSLAHLPKNMIILRLVGDAPDNMVIAPKWLTKKSLFIEKLNKFMLEQDLYQGKYYNENHYSDR from the coding sequence ATGAGATACTATACACTTAATCAGTATTTTAGAGATAGGTTTGGAGAAAAAGTTTTTAAGATATCCATTAATACTGGTCTGACATGCCCCAATAGGGATGGTAGTAAGGGTTTTGATGGATGTATATATTGTGATAACAGTTCTTTTGTGTTTACCGATGATGTAGGTATTGTTCATCAGGTAAGAAATGGTATTACTAGACTTTTAAAAAAAGGTGTGAAAAAGTTTGCAATATACTTTCAATCCTATTCAAACACTTATTGTAGTGATGAATATTTTTATGCAATGGTAGAAGAATCGCTAATAGATGATAGGATTGTGGCTATTTTTGTTGGTACAAGACCAGATGTGATAAATGACAATAAACTAAAATTTTTGTCTATGCTATCTGAAAAATATGATGTTTTTATAGAATACGGTCTTCAGAGCTCAAAGGATGAAACATTGAAGTTTGTAAAAAGAGGGCATACCGTAAAGGATTTTGAAAAAGCAGTTTACTTGACAAAGTCTTATGGATTAAAAGTAGTTACCCATCTAATTTTTGGACTACCTTATGAAAATAAGAATGATATGATTAATACTGCTTGTTATGTGGCTAAATTGGGTATTGATGGAGTTAAATTTCATCATTTACATATTGTAAAAGGTACAGCCCTTGCTGAAATGTATCTCAACAAACAATTAGGTGATTTTGAGGTTTTAAGTGAGCAGGAGTACATCAAGATCTTGGCTTTTTCTTTAGCCCATTTACCTAAGAATATGATTATTTTAAGATTAGTTGGAGATGCACCTGATAACATGGTTATTGCACCAAAATGGTTAACCAAAAAGAGTCTTTTTATTGAAAAACTAAATAAATTCATGTTAGAGCAAGATCTCTATCAGGGTAAATATTATAATGAAAATCACTATTCTGATCGTTGA
- the tsaE gene encoding tRNA (adenosine(37)-N6)-threonylcarbamoyltransferase complex ATPase subunit type 1 TsaE: MKYNINSVEELEKIIIDNIDIFKNNKIFLNGELGAGKTTFVKLLVKILGFNDANSPTFTIINRYLNGSEVFIHMDLYRLDSLNELENIGFFDYIDKNWTIAIEWADKFDLKRYIESYVEVFITKISQNEREITIINKGD, translated from the coding sequence ATGAAATACAATATCAATAGCGTAGAAGAATTAGAAAAGATTATTATTGATAACATCGATATTTTCAAGAATAATAAAATATTTCTAAATGGTGAGCTTGGAGCGGGCAAAACTACTTTTGTAAAGCTATTGGTCAAAATACTTGGTTTCAATGATGCAAACAGCCCTACTTTTACAATCATAAACAGATATTTGAATGGTAGCGAAGTCTTCATCCACATGGATCTTTATAGATTAGATTCATTAAATGAACTTGAAAATATCGGCTTTTTTGATTATATTGATAAAAACTGGACAATAGCAATAGAATGGGCTGACAAATTTGACTTAAAAAGATATATTGAAAGCTATGTTGAGGTTTTTATCACAAAAATTAGCCAAAATGAAAGAGAAATTACTATAATTAATAAGGGAGATTGA
- a CDS encoding Trm112 family protein yields the protein MGINKELLNILACPKCKGDIRLSKNEDALICDKCKLVYEIRDDIPIMLIDEAKKVESTEEL from the coding sequence ATGGGTATAAACAAAGAATTACTTAACATTTTAGCCTGTCCAAAGTGTAAAGGGGATATCAGGCTTTCAAAAAATGAAGATGCTCTTATCTGTGATAAGTGCAAGTTGGTCTACGAAATAAGAGATGATATCCCTATCATGTTAATAGATGAAGCTAAAAAAGTAGAATCCACAGAGGAACTATAG
- a CDS encoding valine--tRNA ligase: protein MDYSNLPTRISPEEFESDIYKNWESKKYFHADENSKKPPYSIVIPPPNVTGSLHMGHALNNTLQDILIRYYKLKGFETMWIPGTDHAGIATQNVVEKMLQQEGKTRHDLGREKFTERVWQWKEESGGTIIKQLKRLGTACDWDRERFTMDEGLSRAVRIVFVSLYKEGLIYRSNYIVNWCPRCHTALSDLEVEHEEKEGLIYEIKYPIKDSDEFITIATTRPETMLGDTAVAVHPEDTRYTHLIDKTAILPILNRELPIIADEYVSMDFGTGALKVTPAHDPNDFLLGKKYNLPEINIFDENGIINENGGKYKGKDRFEARKLIVQELEQLGLINQIHKHIHKVGGCYRCKTIVEPRISMQWFVKIKPLAEEAIRAVENGSIKIFPQNWEKTYYEWMYNIRDWCISRQIWWGHRIPVWYCENCEHLTVVIDDPDCCEKCGSKMIYQDNDVLDTWFSSALWPFSTMGWPEKNKTIEKFYPTSCLVTGFDILFFWVARMIMMGMKFMGKEPFKHVYIHALVRDQYGQKMSKSKGNVIDPLTIIDKYGADSFRFTLASLAAQGRDIKLSEDRIEGYRNFVNKIWNASRFILMNLTGYTPKNPVLEKLQDEDKWILSKLKETADFVAKAIETYNFNEAALKIYHFFWLNFCDWYIEFIKMRIFKNDNKDSALDTALYVLEKSLIILHPFMPFLTEYIYKLIGKKESIMLEEYPEDLKEYPFEKKKVETIIDFISCIRTIRGEYNISPAVKLQVLYKTDSLEIKTLIETNTTLISNLAKTESISHIDKEIKNAAVEVSKDFTIFIPLEGLVDISAEIKKLEKEKQLLEKDFSIYNGKLNNENYLKKAKEEIIEKDKEKLEEILAKLEKVNESLKRFSSL from the coding sequence ATGGACTATAGCAACCTACCCACAAGAATCTCTCCTGAAGAATTTGAATCGGATATCTACAAAAACTGGGAATCAAAAAAATATTTTCATGCAGATGAAAATTCTAAAAAACCACCTTATTCCATAGTAATCCCTCCACCCAACGTTACTGGATCTCTACACATGGGACACGCATTAAACAATACTCTACAGGACATCCTTATAAGATACTATAAGCTTAAAGGGTTTGAAACAATGTGGATCCCAGGTACAGATCATGCAGGGATAGCCACACAAAATGTAGTAGAAAAAATGTTGCAACAAGAAGGTAAAACCAGACATGATTTAGGTAGAGAAAAGTTTACCGAAAGAGTCTGGCAATGGAAAGAGGAATCTGGTGGTACAATCATAAAACAGTTAAAACGATTAGGTACCGCTTGCGATTGGGATAGAGAAAGGTTTACAATGGATGAAGGGCTATCAAGGGCTGTCAGAATAGTTTTTGTTTCTCTCTATAAAGAGGGATTGATTTATAGATCTAATTATATTGTAAACTGGTGTCCACGATGTCATACTGCCCTGAGCGATCTGGAAGTAGAGCATGAAGAGAAAGAGGGTTTGATTTACGAGATAAAGTATCCTATTAAAGACTCAGATGAATTTATCACAATAGCAACGACAAGACCGGAAACCATGTTAGGTGATACAGCGGTAGCGGTTCATCCAGAGGATACAAGATACACACATCTCATTGATAAAACCGCAATTCTACCAATACTAAACCGAGAACTACCAATCATAGCAGATGAATATGTAAGCATGGATTTTGGTACTGGGGCTTTAAAAGTAACACCTGCCCATGACCCCAATGACTTTTTATTGGGGAAAAAATATAATCTACCAGAAATAAATATTTTTGATGAAAATGGTATTATAAACGAAAATGGTGGCAAATACAAAGGTAAAGATAGGTTTGAGGCAAGAAAGCTAATAGTACAAGAATTGGAGCAACTTGGCCTAATTAATCAAATCCACAAGCATATCCACAAAGTAGGTGGTTGTTACAGGTGTAAAACTATTGTAGAACCTCGCATATCGATGCAGTGGTTCGTAAAAATAAAGCCATTGGCAGAAGAAGCTATAAGAGCTGTAGAAAATGGTAGCATAAAGATCTTCCCCCAAAACTGGGAAAAAACTTACTACGAGTGGATGTACAATATAAGGGACTGGTGTATCTCAAGGCAGATATGGTGGGGGCATAGAATCCCTGTATGGTATTGTGAAAACTGTGAACATCTAACAGTGGTTATAGACGATCCTGATTGTTGTGAAAAATGCGGTTCCAAAATGATCTACCAAGATAATGACGTACTTGATACATGGTTTTCTTCCGCATTATGGCCATTTAGCACAATGGGGTGGCCGGAGAAAAATAAAACAATCGAAAAATTTTACCCTACAAGTTGTCTTGTCACAGGATTTGATATCCTCTTTTTCTGGGTAGCAAGGATGATAATGATGGGTATGAAGTTTATGGGTAAGGAGCCCTTTAAGCATGTATATATACATGCCCTCGTAAGGGATCAATATGGTCAAAAGATGAGTAAATCCAAAGGCAACGTCATAGATCCATTAACCATCATAGATAAGTATGGCGCCGATTCCTTCAGGTTTACCCTTGCCTCTTTAGCTGCGCAGGGTAGAGATATTAAGCTTTCTGAAGACAGGATTGAAGGGTATCGCAATTTTGTTAACAAGATATGGAATGCCTCCAGATTCATACTTATGAATCTTACAGGTTACACCCCAAAAAATCCAGTATTAGAGAAATTACAAGATGAAGATAAGTGGATCCTTTCAAAATTGAAAGAAACTGCTGATTTTGTTGCAAAAGCTATAGAAACCTATAATTTTAACGAAGCTGCACTCAAAATTTACCATTTCTTCTGGCTCAACTTCTGCGATTGGTATATTGAGTTCATAAAGATGAGGATTTTCAAAAATGATAACAAAGATTCAGCTCTTGATACAGCACTTTATGTTTTAGAAAAATCTCTAATCATTCTTCACCCTTTCATGCCTTTTCTCACTGAGTATATCTACAAGCTTATTGGTAAAAAAGAGAGTATCATGTTAGAGGAATACCCAGAAGACCTAAAAGAATACCCCTTTGAAAAAAAGAAGGTCGAAACAATTATAGATTTCATTTCCTGTATCAGAACAATAAGAGGGGAGTATAATATATCCCCTGCAGTCAAGCTTCAAGTATTATATAAAACAGACTCTCTGGAGATCAAAACACTCATAGAAACCAACACAACACTTATATCCAATCTAGCAAAAACAGAATCCATCTCCCATATTGATAAGGAAATAAAAAATGCCGCAGTTGAGGTATCAAAGGATTTTACGATATTTATCCCATTAGAAGGTTTAGTAGATATATCTGCCGAGATAAAAAAACTCGAGAAAGAGAAACAACTCCTCGAAAAAGATTTTTCCATTTACAATGGTAAGCTCAACAATGAAAATTACCTTAAAAAAGCAAAAGAGGAGATAATAGAAAAGGACAAAGAAAAATTAGAAGAGATCCTAGCTAAATTAGAAAAAGTAAATGAATCACTGAAAAGGTTTTCTTCCTTATGA
- a CDS encoding NAD(P)H-hydrate dehydratase, which produces MEILTSEQMSLADKITIEELNTPSIVLMENAARASAEYIKSFGLCKERIAIVVGPGNNGGDGLAIARHLYNFGIDVEIFLIEPVEKFTPDAKVNYEIIKNYPIKIADFSTFHDNYDIIIDAIFGTGLNRPVEGKYLNIITTINNSRAKKISIDIPSGLSGSKPYPIGECIKADWTITFCRPKISHCIYPARSYCGSVKVLDISIPDFILPKVGPYIFLMEKKNLPKIPKRNPSSHKGNYGHTVFLGGSDGKSGAITISTFAAIKTGSGLTTSIVPKYVSSVLTSFVPEAMTLPIDDYDMLDDNNIEEIITFLADKSVLAIGPGMGVSNGAKKLLQNILAQTAIKLVIDADGINNLNDIPLEKLRYRTIITPHIGEFARLLSISKNELLKDIIEKTRRFAIANGIIVVLKSSSTIIADVDGNIYVYKGGIPALAKGGSGDCLTGIIASFVSQSFSLIDAAKLGVYIFGETGRILAAEMNELTITATDIIKNIHKTINEIQYQ; this is translated from the coding sequence ATGGAGATATTAACTTCAGAGCAGATGTCGCTGGCTGATAAAATTACCATCGAAGAACTTAATACACCTTCAATTGTCCTAATGGAAAACGCTGCCAGAGCTTCAGCAGAATACATAAAGAGTTTTGGCTTGTGCAAGGAAAGGATCGCCATAGTTGTTGGCCCTGGGAATAATGGAGGAGATGGACTAGCTATAGCAAGGCATTTATACAATTTTGGTATTGATGTAGAAATTTTTTTAATAGAACCAGTGGAAAAGTTCACACCAGATGCAAAGGTAAACTATGAAATAATAAAAAACTATCCCATAAAAATCGCTGATTTCTCTACTTTTCACGACAATTACGATATAATCATAGACGCAATCTTCGGTACTGGCCTTAACAGACCTGTTGAAGGAAAATACCTAAATATAATAACCACAATTAATAACAGTAGGGCAAAAAAAATATCCATCGATATCCCGAGTGGCTTAAGCGGTAGTAAGCCTTATCCCATTGGGGAATGTATCAAAGCCGACTGGACTATTACTTTTTGTAGACCCAAAATATCCCATTGTATCTATCCAGCAAGGTCTTATTGTGGCTCAGTAAAAGTATTGGATATCTCAATCCCTGATTTTATTTTACCGAAGGTTGGACCTTATATCTTTCTCATGGAAAAAAAGAACTTGCCAAAGATCCCAAAAAGAAACCCATCATCCCATAAGGGTAATTATGGTCATACTGTTTTTCTGGGAGGATCCGATGGTAAATCTGGAGCAATCACTATATCCACTTTTGCAGCCATTAAGACTGGATCAGGATTGACCACATCTATAGTACCTAAGTATGTATCTTCCGTTCTTACATCCTTTGTACCTGAAGCTATGACTTTACCGATAGATGATTACGATATGTTAGATGATAATAACATAGAAGAGATCATTACTTTTTTAGCAGATAAATCTGTCTTAGCTATAGGCCCCGGCATGGGGGTATCAAATGGAGCCAAAAAATTACTCCAAAACATATTAGCTCAAACAGCAATAAAGTTAGTTATCGATGCAGATGGTATAAACAATTTGAATGATATCCCTTTAGAAAAGCTCAGATATCGAACAATCATTACACCTCACATTGGTGAGTTTGCAAGACTACTTTCCATCTCAAAAAATGAATTACTTAAAGATATTATAGAAAAAACAAGACGTTTTGCTATTGCAAATGGGATCATCGTTGTTTTAAAAAGCTCTTCAACCATTATCGCTGATGTTGATGGTAACATTTACGTATACAAAGGTGGAATACCAGCCCTTGCAAAAGGTGGAAGCGGGGATTGCCTTACTGGTATTATTGCTTCCTTTGTATCCCAGAGCTTTAGTCTTATAGATGCTGCAAAGCTTGGTGTGTACATTTTTGGAGAAACAGGTAGAATACTTGCCGCAGAAATGAATGAATTAACAATAACAGCAACAGATATAATAAAAAATATCCATAAGACCATCAATGAAATACAATATCAATAG
- the trxB gene encoding thioredoxin-disulfide reductase, with translation MEHFFNFDDLHDLYDVVIVGGGPAGLTAGIYAARDNLKALILEKNYPGGQVAITEIIENYPGFPDGISGGDLTEQMYKHALHFGVQVKNGECCKIDIDGNIKIVSLKHNDIKIKTKSVIIAAGAKPKNMNIPGESNFLGRGISFCATCDGAFYRGKTVAVIGGGDSAVEEANYLTRFAEKVYIVHRRDKFRAAKILQDRVFKNPKIDIIWNAELIRVNGETKVESLTIRDKLTEKEFDLRIDGIFVFIGWIADTEHFKGLLEMDENGFIKADESTKTNIPGIFVAGDVRTKELRQVVTAVSDGAMAAKSAERYIEEVFGEE, from the coding sequence ATGGAACATTTTTTCAACTTTGATGATCTTCATGATCTTTACGACGTTGTAATTGTAGGTGGGGGGCCAGCTGGGCTAACCGCAGGGATCTATGCTGCAAGGGATAACTTAAAAGCGTTAATTTTAGAAAAAAATTACCCCGGTGGTCAAGTTGCCATCACAGAAATAATAGAAAACTATCCTGGCTTTCCTGATGGTATTTCTGGGGGAGATCTAACTGAACAGATGTACAAACACGCACTACATTTCGGTGTTCAAGTAAAAAATGGTGAGTGTTGCAAAATTGATATTGATGGTAATATTAAAATCGTATCCCTCAAACACAATGATATTAAAATCAAAACAAAAAGTGTTATAATAGCAGCAGGTGCAAAACCCAAAAACATGAATATTCCAGGAGAGTCAAACTTTTTAGGTAGAGGGATCTCCTTTTGTGCCACCTGCGACGGAGCTTTTTATCGTGGTAAAACAGTAGCTGTAATAGGCGGTGGTGATTCCGCCGTCGAAGAGGCAAACTATTTAACAAGATTTGCCGAAAAAGTATACATTGTCCATAGAAGGGATAAGTTTAGAGCAGCAAAAATACTTCAGGATAGGGTATTTAAAAACCCTAAAATAGACATCATTTGGAATGCCGAACTAATAAGAGTAAACGGTGAAACAAAGGTGGAGTCCCTTACAATAAGAGACAAACTAACAGAAAAAGAATTTGATCTAAGAATAGATGGTATTTTTGTATTCATAGGATGGATAGCAGATACTGAGCATTTTAAAGGGCTTTTAGAAATGGATGAAAACGGTTTTATAAAGGCTGATGAATCTACTAAAACCAATATTCCAGGTATCTTTGTAGCAGGTGATGTTAGAACTAAAGAGTTAAGGCAAGTTGTCACCGCAGTTTCTGATGGAGCGATGGCTGCTAAATCCGCTGAAAGATATATTGAAGAGGTTTTTGGTGAAGAATAG
- the nadC gene encoding carboxylating nicotinate-nucleotide diphosphorylase, protein MIFNHLLDKLIDLALEEDIGVGDISTSTLDEYFGYGVFDYKAKENFILCGIDVAKRVFNRLDPDIKVTFNYKDGTYLKKGDIFGTIEGKVSSILKGERVSLNFLQRLSGIATNTRRFIDELKDTNIKIIDTRKTLPGHRILEKYAVRTGGGFNHRFGLFDGVMLKDNHIDALGGITKAIAIIRENIPITIKIEVETRTLDEVKEAVKAGADIIMLDNFDIDNINEASKIICGRAKIEVSGGVNIDNIKLYRNLPIDYISIGALTHQARSVDINLKLRSKL, encoded by the coding sequence ATGATTTTCAATCATTTACTGGATAAATTAATAGATCTGGCTTTGGAAGAGGACATAGGTGTAGGAGATATCTCTACATCTACCCTTGATGAGTATTTCGGATACGGTGTATTTGATTATAAAGCAAAAGAGAATTTTATCCTCTGTGGGATAGATGTAGCAAAACGTGTTTTTAATAGATTAGATCCTGATATAAAAGTGACCTTTAATTACAAAGATGGTACATACCTAAAAAAAGGTGACATATTCGGTACAATAGAAGGAAAAGTATCCTCTATATTAAAAGGTGAAAGGGTCTCTTTAAACTTTTTACAAAGACTTTCCGGGATTGCCACTAATACACGCCGTTTTATAGACGAACTTAAAGATACAAATATAAAAATAATTGATACGAGAAAAACTCTTCCAGGTCATAGAATCTTAGAAAAATATGCAGTAAGAACAGGAGGAGGCTTCAATCATAGATTTGGGCTGTTTGATGGTGTAATGCTCAAAGACAACCATATAGATGCCTTAGGTGGTATAACAAAAGCTATTGCCATTATCCGGGAGAATATCCCTATAACCATAAAAATAGAGGTGGAGACAAGAACTTTGGATGAAGTCAAAGAGGCTGTTAAAGCTGGTGCAGATATCATTATGCTGGATAATTTTGACATAGATAATATTAATGAAGCATCAAAAATTATATGTGGTAGAGCTAAAATAGAGGTTTCAGGAGGTGTAAACATAGACAATATAAAACTATATCGTAACCTGCCAATCGATTATATCTCAATAGGTGCGTTAACCCATCAGGCAAGATCGGTCGACATAAATCTAAAATTGAGGAGCAAGCTATGA